A genomic window from Pseudomonadales bacterium includes:
- a CDS encoding PaaI family thioesterase has product MNDYSIPVADVPFSQKIADGFLANRGGAGGLHEYLGFRITAAGPGTMSGELDVREELLTPFGNMHGGVLSAFCDHMLGCVCYPAMKPGQWAATTEFKINLTAPVSKGTVGATARIINMSRTLAVVHIAVVNEGRLAAVAQGSVTIRDPKK; this is encoded by the coding sequence GTGAACGATTACAGCATACCCGTTGCCGACGTACCCTTCAGCCAGAAGATCGCGGACGGCTTTCTGGCGAACCGTGGCGGCGCTGGCGGCTTGCACGAGTATCTCGGCTTCAGAATCACGGCGGCCGGACCGGGCACCATGAGTGGAGAGCTCGACGTGCGCGAGGAACTGCTCACACCCTTCGGCAACATGCACGGCGGTGTTCTGTCGGCATTCTGCGACCACATGCTCGGATGCGTCTGCTATCCGGCAATGAAGCCGGGGCAGTGGGCAGCAACTACAGAATTCAAGATCAACCTGACCGCCCCCGTCAGCAAAGGCACGGTCGGTGCCACTGCCCGAATCATCAACATGAGCCGAACACTCGCCGTCGTCCACATTGCCGTGGTCAATGAAGGGCGTCTCGCCGCCGTCGCGCAAGGCAGCGTAACGATCCGCGATCCAAAGAAGTAA